One genomic window of Pirellulales bacterium includes the following:
- a CDS encoding polysaccharide deacetylase family protein — translation MPNTLPLLPLVLDRTPESLRIALAQEGVATVERASAPRGGRFVLWDSKQGRLNSLLPGQIALDINEFRATQAEDPFVALADERAARAGWWVEGFDLSEEVSRVDKGTVRRRLMAALAARLQAEGGVWLRTSPYPFPYRTAFNFRLDHDDYVADDYDATLDAIRGHEAATTHFVCAADFVEQPQALARLRGMDVGSHGYRHHTFRDAEENRTNIARGIEALERHGIHPCGFAAPHGRFNRGLLAVLESLGVTHSSDFALAYDDLPFWPSGSRVLEIPIHPICLGLFVEAAERRSPGDRAVRERGVAATAEHFRRIARLKHDSGEPIFLYGHPTGRLGRYPEVLKAAFDSVATLGAVWHVSYRQFAEWWRTRHALRYSVVEQDDRLRVVFEELPRTHRVAAEFCRGSHVARFSLEGLQTDFSPHALAFEGRRRSPRATVMRVDRPHGLKRRLIELLDWERVTPVEELRGDTLRRRVKRWLRQIRD, via the coding sequence ATGCCGAACACCTTGCCATTGCTGCCGTTGGTCCTCGACCGCACGCCCGAGTCGTTGCGAATCGCGCTCGCGCAAGAAGGGGTGGCTACCGTCGAGCGCGCCAGCGCGCCACGCGGCGGACGTTTCGTGCTCTGGGACTCGAAGCAGGGACGGCTCAATTCATTGCTGCCCGGGCAGATCGCTCTCGATATAAACGAGTTCCGCGCGACGCAAGCCGAGGATCCCTTCGTTGCGCTGGCCGATGAGCGAGCGGCGCGTGCCGGCTGGTGGGTCGAAGGGTTCGATCTGAGCGAAGAGGTGTCGCGCGTCGACAAGGGGACCGTCCGTCGCCGACTCATGGCGGCCCTGGCCGCGCGTCTCCAGGCGGAAGGTGGCGTCTGGCTCCGCACGAGCCCCTACCCCTTCCCCTATCGTACGGCCTTCAACTTCCGCCTCGATCACGACGATTACGTGGCCGACGATTACGACGCCACCCTCGACGCGATACGCGGGCACGAGGCTGCCACCACGCATTTCGTCTGCGCTGCCGATTTTGTCGAGCAACCCCAGGCACTGGCACGACTGCGCGGCATGGACGTCGGTTCGCATGGCTACCGGCATCACACGTTCCGCGATGCCGAAGAGAACCGCACGAACATCGCTCGCGGCATCGAGGCGCTCGAGCGGCACGGCATTCACCCTTGTGGCTTCGCCGCCCCGCACGGCCGCTTCAATCGAGGCCTGCTGGCCGTGCTCGAATCGCTCGGCGTGACACACAGTTCGGATTTCGCGCTCGCTTACGATGATCTCCCCTTCTGGCCGTCGGGAAGCCGGGTGCTCGAGATCCCCATTCACCCGATCTGTCTTGGCTTGTTTGTCGAAGCGGCCGAGCGTCGCTCGCCGGGGGATCGCGCGGTGCGCGAACGGGGGGTCGCGGCCACCGCCGAGCATTTTCGGCGCATCGCTCGGTTGAAGCATGACAGCGGCGAACCGATTTTTCTGTACGGTCATCCGACGGGCCGCTTGGGGCGTTATCCCGAGGTGCTCAAAGCGGCCTTCGATAGCGTCGCCACGCTCGGCGCCGTGTGGCACGTCTCGTACCGCCAGTTTGCCGAGTGGTGGCGCACGCGGCACGCGCTGCGTTACTCGGTCGTCGAGCAGGACGATCGGCTGCGCGTGGTATTCGAAGAATTGCCCCGCACGCACCGGGTGGCGGCCGAGTTCTGCCGCGGATCGCACGTGGCGCGTTTTTCGCTCGAGGGGTTGCAAACCGATTTTTCGCCGCACGCGCTCGCGTTCGAGGGTCGGCGCCGCAGTCCCCGCGCCACGGTGATGCGCGTCGACCGGCCGCATGGACTGAAGCGCCGCTTGATCGAACTGCTCGATTGGGAACGAGTCACCCCCGTCGAGGAACTGCGGGGCGACACCTTGCGGCGGCGCGTGAAGCGCTGGCTGCGACAAATCCGCGATTAA
- a CDS encoding glycosyltransferase family 2 protein, which yields MARATLAAVMIVRDEEANLRELAARYWHAFDEVVVVDGGSSDRSTDIARSSKVRLFERPFDNFAAQRNFALAQVQSDWCLSLDADERPTPAMLRETRQVLAEQRASAFRVPIRSTIFGRRFRYSGTQNDLPIRLFRRDAAIWQGDVHEVLRVSGRVGRLRAGLEHDTLPDLPSFLAKMNRYTALEAAARVEHARRPRRHELYSAPLVELFRRLVWKHGWLDGPEGWAFCALSGLSAYVLAARHRRLWHLSPCATPPPDAASSATVRVDKTATPSALLSARA from the coding sequence GTGGCTAGGGCAACACTCGCCGCCGTGATGATCGTGCGCGACGAAGAGGCGAACCTGCGCGAGCTTGCCGCGCGCTACTGGCACGCCTTCGACGAGGTGGTCGTCGTGGACGGCGGGTCGAGCGATCGATCTACCGATATCGCCCGGTCGAGCAAGGTGCGTCTTTTCGAACGACCTTTCGACAATTTCGCGGCCCAGCGCAATTTCGCGCTGGCGCAGGTACAAAGCGACTGGTGCCTGTCGCTCGATGCCGACGAGCGACCAACGCCTGCCATGCTGCGCGAGACCCGACAAGTCCTTGCCGAGCAACGGGCCAGCGCGTTCCGCGTACCGATCCGCAGCACGATCTTTGGTCGCCGTTTCCGCTATAGCGGGACACAGAATGACCTGCCCATCCGGTTGTTCCGTCGCGACGCCGCCATCTGGCAGGGAGACGTTCACGAAGTTCTTCGCGTCAGCGGGCGCGTCGGGAGACTCCGCGCGGGACTCGAACACGATACGCTGCCCGATCTGCCATCGTTCCTGGCGAAGATGAATCGCTACACGGCGCTCGAAGCCGCGGCCCGCGTCGAGCACGCCCGCAGGCCGCGCCGCCACGAGCTCTACTCGGCGCCGCTCGTCGAACTGTTTCGACGCCTGGTGTGGAAGCATGGCTGGCTCGATGGCCCCGAAGGTTGGGCCTTCTGCGCGCTGAGTGGCTTGTCGGCTTATGTGCTGGCGGCGCGGCACCGTCGTCTATGGCATTTGTCCCCCTGTGCGACGCCTCCGCCGGATGCCGCATCGAGCGCAACGGTGCGCGTCGACAAGACTGCTACTCCATCGGCCCTATTAAGTGCGAGGGCCTGA
- a CDS encoding CDP-alcohol phosphatidyltransferase family protein, which yields MNVVAQEALPDARAANYPLARWYLRPLAGALAEALAVTRVRPWHVTCLGLCLGLTAALLVATERTPTIVAAALVLAAWLCDRTDGQLARRQRTASAFGAWLDANVDELLDVAWHVAMAFVVTQQLGTTHGFALLGAFLSGKYLFMYGLSVEPPAATEEHPSPPANHARSLLKTLYHAPANADVRVHLLIAALATGWLSTELLVVAVYYNLRWIARYALVARRLLGSREDVRG from the coding sequence ATGAACGTCGTCGCGCAAGAAGCTCTCCCCGATGCCCGCGCCGCGAATTACCCACTGGCGCGCTGGTACCTGCGTCCGCTGGCTGGGGCGCTGGCCGAGGCGCTCGCCGTGACGCGCGTTCGTCCCTGGCACGTGACTTGCCTGGGGCTTTGTCTTGGTCTGACCGCCGCGCTGCTAGTGGCGACGGAACGAACACCGACGATCGTCGCCGCGGCGCTCGTGCTGGCCGCCTGGCTCTGCGATCGCACGGACGGCCAACTCGCTCGTCGACAACGCACGGCGAGCGCCTTCGGAGCGTGGCTCGATGCCAATGTCGACGAACTACTCGACGTCGCCTGGCACGTGGCGATGGCGTTCGTCGTGACGCAGCAGCTCGGCACGACGCATGGCTTTGCGCTACTGGGGGCCTTCCTGAGCGGAAAGTACCTCTTCATGTATGGACTGAGCGTGGAGCCGCCAGCGGCAACGGAAGAGCATCCTTCTCCGCCGGCAAACCACGCACGCTCGCTGTTGAAGACGCTCTACCACGCGCCGGCGAACGCCGACGTGCGCGTTCATCTCCTGATCGCGGCGCTTGCCACTGGTTGGCTTTCGACCGAATTGTTGGTGGTGGCCGTCTATTACAACTTGCGCTGGATCGCGCGGTATGCCCTGGTCGCCAGGCGACTCCTCGGGTCGCGGGAGGATGTCCGTGGCTAG
- a CDS encoding glycosyltransferase, with protein MRVHLLVLNYNGRDLLAECLPSVVRAARTSRHACDVTVIDNSSSDDSLALLQQSFPTVTVSCQPNLGLVSFNPVVAESNSDIVLLLNNDLRLREDALDPLVAPLLRRGRRRDTCFMTAPLCWRFDGKTYDGQKTAVRWRFGLVEATSLYEGHERTYRRPGVTASAGAALAVDRQKFLELGGFDPLYLPGRLEDLDFAYRGFQAGYEARYVPDSVMYHLGAATFSSVYGSQGCDRLALRNTLLFQWKNLRAPEHRARQVVGLAARLLRDAWRAPRAPRELRFATWRAWREAREIWSSRFAEDSLPHVDLARERAFFRRYHPRSIDRVAVERRPPALVPVPLERATA; from the coding sequence ATGCGCGTTCATTTGCTCGTACTGAACTACAACGGCCGCGACCTGTTGGCCGAGTGTCTTCCTTCGGTGGTGAGGGCTGCGCGCACTTCGCGCCATGCCTGCGACGTCACGGTGATCGACAACAGCTCGAGCGACGACTCGCTCGCTTTGCTGCAACAGTCGTTTCCGACGGTGACCGTTTCGTGTCAGCCGAACCTGGGGCTCGTCTCCTTTAATCCCGTCGTCGCCGAGTCCAACAGCGACATCGTCCTCCTGCTCAACAACGACCTGCGTCTGCGCGAAGATGCCCTCGATCCGCTCGTGGCGCCGCTGCTGCGCAGGGGACGCCGTCGAGACACTTGTTTCATGACGGCGCCACTCTGTTGGCGTTTCGATGGAAAAACATACGACGGTCAAAAAACGGCCGTGCGATGGCGATTCGGTCTCGTCGAGGCCACGTCCCTTTATGAAGGGCACGAACGCACCTATCGACGCCCCGGTGTCACGGCCTCGGCCGGCGCGGCGCTGGCGGTCGATCGACAAAAGTTCCTCGAGCTGGGCGGCTTCGATCCCCTCTATCTGCCCGGGCGACTCGAGGATCTCGATTTTGCCTACCGCGGATTCCAGGCCGGGTACGAGGCTCGTTACGTGCCCGATTCCGTGATGTATCACCTGGGGGCCGCCACGTTCTCGTCGGTTTATGGCTCGCAAGGATGCGATCGGCTCGCGCTGCGCAACACGCTACTGTTCCAATGGAAGAACCTGCGGGCCCCCGAACACCGAGCGCGACAGGTCGTGGGACTTGCCGCGCGGCTCTTGCGCGATGCCTGGCGTGCTCCCCGCGCGCCGCGCGAGCTTCGCTTCGCCACGTGGCGAGCTTGGCGCGAAGCTCGTGAAATCTGGAGCTCGCGTTTCGCTGAAGATTCTCTGCCGCACGTCGATCTTGCCCGCGAGCGAGCATTCTTTCGTCGATACCACCCCCGATCGATCGATCGGGTGGCGGTCGAACGTCGCCCCCCTGCGCTGGTTCCTGTCCCTTTGGAAAGGGCCACCGCATGA
- a CDS encoding CDP-alcohol phosphatidyltransferase family protein — MNELPVKNARPTLSELDRTCQKLEHKRLGNWMARHVARPLALRVTWIVAPWGITAHAATLAAWGCGLAAAIAFACGSPFGWVTGGLLLQAWYLLDHVDGQLARWHRTESLDGVALDYLMHHCLALVVPCGVGAGLFVATLNPLWALAGLAWGTATCLAGLANDVRYKAMFQRLKRVDGRLTTLGGGGGRPAPAPPVPRSLRQFVGWLARKSIEGHVVMNTLTLLALAVWRTGRGDFWGVRLYVALATMAATAVAARVLWSMTHRDDAEREFAAWFRIEPGHSLTYRHGWWMVEPVQPPLASGVEPPRSGSPQRS, encoded by the coding sequence ATGAACGAATTACCGGTAAAAAACGCTCGCCCGACGCTTTCCGAGCTCGACCGCACCTGTCAGAAGCTCGAGCATAAGCGGCTCGGCAACTGGATGGCGCGCCATGTCGCTCGCCCGCTGGCGCTGCGGGTAACGTGGATCGTCGCGCCGTGGGGAATCACCGCGCACGCGGCAACCCTGGCGGCGTGGGGCTGCGGACTCGCGGCAGCGATAGCCTTTGCCTGCGGCTCGCCATTCGGCTGGGTGACGGGAGGGTTGCTGCTGCAGGCCTGGTACCTGCTCGACCATGTCGATGGACAACTGGCGCGCTGGCATCGCACCGAATCGCTCGACGGCGTGGCACTCGACTATCTCATGCACCACTGTCTGGCGCTCGTCGTTCCTTGCGGCGTCGGCGCGGGATTGTTCGTTGCCACGCTGAATCCCCTGTGGGCATTGGCCGGGTTGGCATGGGGCACCGCCACGTGCCTGGCGGGGCTGGCCAACGACGTCCGCTACAAGGCCATGTTCCAACGCCTCAAACGGGTCGATGGTCGACTGACGACGCTCGGCGGCGGCGGTGGTCGACCAGCCCCGGCGCCGCCTGTGCCGCGGTCGCTACGACAGTTCGTCGGCTGGCTGGCGCGCAAGTCGATCGAAGGTCACGTGGTGATGAATACCCTCACCCTCTTGGCCCTCGCCGTCTGGCGAACGGGTCGTGGCGATTTCTGGGGAGTGCGCCTTTATGTGGCGCTAGCAACAATGGCAGCCACCGCCGTGGCCGCCCGGGTACTCTGGAGCATGACCCATCGGGACGATGCCGAACGAGAGTTCGCGGCCTGGTTTCGGATCGAACCTGGCCATTCCCTGACCTATCGGCACGGGTGGTGGATGGTCGAGCCAGTCCAGCCACCGCTCGCTTCAGGGGTCGAGCCGCCTCGATCGGGCAGTCCGCAAAGGTCCTAG
- a CDS encoding lipopolysaccharide biosynthesis protein: protein MATELAPSPSVAARADAPPLSSASVAVAPRPVTGWRRLVRDSVVASGATIVCQGLGVVTALVLRMLLDPAQMGVWQGLKLFLSYANYANLGISKGATRELSIALGRGDAQAAERGLSIAFTFNTMASVLYALLLVAAACVVAGHPLDVGSNVWSLGLMAVAALAIGQRHVTFLVTILRARQAFSATAALSLLEAVLTLAACALFVHWWGLPGMYAGTLVVLAASAGFLHAVEPARLRWIWDAAESKRLVAIGAPILMFGVLGTLFRSLDRLMILAYLPDREYQLGCYSVALLVTGQLYGLANMLSIVMAPRYGELFGRTSSPRDVARLAARASEPLAALTALLGGLAIVAGAPLLSSMLPDYRSGLMPLVWLVPGTAISVLALPASQCLIAVDRQRRALWPLILALLATAFGNHVALRAGYGLTGVAVATSAGFVLHFLLTAFVALWEDLSSRERQRFLLGVSLTLAPTLGLAMTCELFDRSAVPNLLHAALKSVAVIAIWATTTWIGWHAGGWRTLARGAA from the coding sequence ATGGCCACTGAGCTAGCCCCCTCGCCTTCCGTTGCCGCACGCGCCGACGCGCCCCCGCTTTCGAGCGCATCGGTCGCCGTGGCCCCACGTCCCGTGACTGGCTGGCGGCGTCTGGTGCGCGATTCCGTCGTCGCCAGCGGAGCGACCATCGTCTGCCAGGGTCTTGGCGTCGTTACGGCGCTCGTCTTGCGTATGTTGCTCGATCCCGCGCAAATGGGCGTCTGGCAGGGGCTCAAGCTCTTTCTGAGCTATGCCAATTACGCGAATCTTGGCATCAGCAAGGGGGCCACGCGCGAATTGTCGATCGCCCTTGGCCGGGGCGATGCGCAGGCCGCCGAACGCGGCCTCTCCATTGCCTTCACATTCAACACGATGGCCAGCGTGCTGTATGCCCTCTTGCTCGTCGCCGCCGCCTGCGTCGTCGCGGGCCATCCGCTCGACGTTGGGAGCAATGTCTGGAGCCTGGGCCTGATGGCGGTGGCAGCGCTCGCAATCGGACAACGTCATGTCACCTTCCTCGTCACCATCTTGCGGGCACGCCAGGCCTTCTCGGCGACGGCCGCGCTGTCGCTGCTCGAAGCGGTGCTCACGCTGGCCGCCTGTGCCCTCTTCGTGCATTGGTGGGGGCTGCCCGGCATGTACGCCGGCACGCTCGTCGTGCTGGCCGCCTCCGCGGGATTCTTGCACGCGGTCGAACCGGCACGGTTGCGCTGGATTTGGGACGCGGCCGAGAGCAAACGACTCGTGGCGATCGGCGCGCCGATCTTGATGTTCGGCGTGCTCGGCACGCTCTTTCGTTCGCTCGATCGCCTGATGATCCTGGCCTACCTGCCCGACCGCGAGTACCAGCTTGGCTGCTACTCGGTGGCGCTGCTCGTGACGGGGCAGCTCTACGGACTGGCGAACATGCTTTCGATCGTCATGGCGCCGCGCTACGGCGAGTTGTTCGGCCGCACGAGCTCGCCGCGCGACGTCGCGCGATTGGCCGCCCGGGCGAGCGAGCCACTGGCAGCGCTCACGGCCCTGCTCGGTGGCCTGGCGATCGTCGCGGGGGCACCGCTCCTTTCCTCCATGCTGCCCGACTACCGCTCGGGACTCATGCCCCTCGTGTGGCTCGTTCCCGGCACCGCGATTTCGGTGCTCGCGCTTCCGGCCAGTCAGTGTCTGATCGCCGTCGATCGCCAGCGTCGTGCCTTGTGGCCACTGATCCTGGCCTTGCTCGCCACGGCCTTCGGTAATCACGTGGCGCTGCGTGCCGGGTATGGCCTGACGGGTGTGGCGGTGGCCACTTCGGCCGGCTTTGTGTTGCATTTTCTGCTGACGGCGTTCGTGGCCCTGTGGGAAGATCTCTCGTCGCGCGAGCGGCAACGTTTTCTCCTGGGCGTCAGCCTGACGCTGGCCCCCACGCTCGGTCTGGCAATGACCTGCGAGTTATTCGATCGAAGCGCGGTCCCCAATCTGCTGCATGCGGCCCTCAAGTCGGTCGCCGTGATCGCCATTTGGGCAACTACCACATGGATCGGCTGGCATGCCGGCGGATGGCGCACGTTGGCGCGAGGTGCCGCATGA